The genomic segment tttttgtttttacaccaaCAGGTTAGTGAAAGCTTTTTTAACAGGATGTTTGAAACATTCGACTCTTCTGTGATTCTTCTTCACAAAATACCTGTCTGAAAATCAGTCTCTGTGTATCGACATCTATCTGGCAAATGTGATGCAGTTTGTCTCCTTCAGATACAAAACCCTCTTTCTACTGTTTGTATAAAATGACTAGCAAGTAAACTGTGCTGTGCTGTGAGTTctgaatgtttgtgtttgtatcatTAACTATTGCATGAAACGGACTTCTCTATTTCTTTTCTTGTGGAGATTGTATGAAACGGGGCGGCCTCCATCTGGAAGTgccaaaacatattaaaaagaaGAATGATTCAATACGGACTCAACAAGGACATCTCTCACATAAATAATACTGGTGATAAGTTTAAGCTGCAGATGTTTCAACTAAATTGATGAAGACTGGTTTGAAATTTCAGACAtgcaaatttgaaaaaaacattttaacctcaaaatctttaaatatttatttatgtttcttgACATCATAAATATGCTGTATTCCATGTTCCAATTCTTAATTAAAACTGTATTGTACTTGCACTAAGAGTAATATTTAAGCCTAAAACCCAAatgaaattataatttaattaatcttTACTTGTTATTCACCCTGACATGCACAAAATGTAGCATACTTTAAAACTTTGCACTCTTCTTAGAACTGAAATAACATAATCTGGATTTGATTAGTGCTTGGTGGCACAATACAACCAAAAAATGGTTAATTGAGTTGAgtttaacctttaacctttaCAAGCGCCGTTTCACGTTTTTTTGaatgagatatttttttttgcaggagaTAATATGCCCTCTACAGGTATGTTGGTAAAACTGCATGggtgatataaatatatatacattttattttttatttgatatgcACAATACAACAAGGACCAGGaacacaacagaaaaaataagCAAGTTGTGCaagtgagataaaaataaaaataaataaaagcttgcAGAAACAATCTCACCTcaagaagaaataaatacaacGAATACAGAAAATGCcaataaaaaagtaatgtattcacaaaagtaaataaacaaataatcaaaaaacaatcacaaggTAATTTACATTCATTAAGCAAATGtatcacaaataataatatatatttatactatattatttattttatttgacaaaactggtcattttaagtgcaagattttaaaaagtaaattttaaATACACCGTTGCAATCTTGCAAAGTAAGAGCCTTTTTTATGAAGAATGAAAGCAAAATTTgggcatttttggacatttatcatttattttcagcACACCATACACACAATTGCATCATAGAAACAATCATAAGCACATAATATAATAGGATTAATGAGATTACAACAGTGGCGGCTCGCCTATAGAGGGCGCTGGGGCGCCGCCCTCCCGCCGACCTGcctccctgtttttttttttatttaaaaaaaaaaagaataatcttTCCCATTTTGAGAAATAATCTATGTTGATTACATTCTAATAATGTATTTACTTTAGAATATCTTTAAAATCCTCCagaattatttttcattcactTTCATGGTCAATGTTTATCATTTTGGTGAAGTACCTATCTTCCTGGGGCGCTCGTTCGCTCAGCACAACAAGCGTGAATTTTAAGCCAATGGTTCCACGGTTGCTATGCAGAAAAGTACATATTTTGCCAATCAGCGTCGTCGATTTTGTTTAGGGCGCTGAAAATATCGCCCCAAGTTGCGCGCTAACGTGCAGTGGTGCGCGCATTTGCCGTTCACCTCAGAGAGGAGCAGAATGGCGACTTCGAGGACAATCGACGTTTTTGCTTATGTATCCCTTCGAAAGAAGAACATGAGCAGAAAAGCTTCAAGTAAAAGAACTCGGACCAGACAAGCCAGAAGTGAATATAACCCAACAagcaagagaaaaggagaaaaccTACAAGAGATGTTTTTCCAAAGGTTGGTTCAATCGAAAGGCttggctagctagctagctagctagctaggaAAGCAAAAAAATTGCATTGGCATACCCGCGAATGCAATTTTTTGCTTTCgttgtttactttttaaaacaagTGCTTGTGATAGTTTATGGACAAAGACAGGGGTGACAGACTTGAAACATGTCAGAACGGATCGACGGACACGAGCGAGCAAGAGTGCATATGGACAAGTGTGTGAAGCTAGCCATGCTAGGCCGAATTAGCATAGCAACGCAACTAGTTGAGGGACAACCACCTCTGCAAACCTATGGTGGCATCATTCCTTCagtgtatatattgtatataatccTCTGCAAACCTATGGTGGCACCATGCCTTAAGTGTACACAATTGTATATAGTCCTCTGCAAACCTATGGCTTGGTACTTAAAAGTTAGTTTCCCGGCCCCatttgtctttgtaagtaaatGTTCTATTTTGCCTTTATTGTTTTGTCAGGATGATTCGTTTGTATGTGAAAATCACAAACATTTCTTCTGGGGGAggatgcccccagacccccctaaAAGGGTTTGGATTACAATCGTTCAGCCCCACCTAAAATAAATTCCACCAACCGCCACTGGATTACAACATACAATACAATCATTGATGtactgtactgccctacaaagcctaattgcagtaactacattgggggcgaaattgagttataaacaaaaatgaaggagttgatgtctgttttatcttgtgacaaagttttagatttcaattatgctttattttagagaaagaatcatataaaaatgaagtaactacaaaatccaactcaaaaccaaagcagactgcagtaagttcacttaccATGGGCTGATTTGACtttgatacagtgtagccttgtattcttcattgtgttgaatagtgaagataagcttaatagaaattataagtttgttTTATCGGGACATTATTATCTacatagtgatgaagtaaaaaagtgaaaaaatatattaaaactaaaatacaccaatactttataatattaagtataaaatacacaaatctttgaaaagagttgttaaacacttttaaataaaggtataacaaaatcaatttgaaaatgtttcttcactgaaaacaaaatataaaatctgaaagaagaagacaacattgctgttactgcactctgtttctgcattactattagaacattttacagcaatgcaaaaccagagtgcagtaactacatatttggggtcaaaggtcaaataaatcatcatgatttttgagcataaaaattacatcgaCAATTTATATAGAAATAAGATCCATATCACTTACCTATCTATAACACATTTGGCAGGCCAagtaaacatctttaaaaaaaaaaactttatagcagattttctcagttttacctttttgtgtagttactgcaggctttgtaggacagtatagggcagtggttctcaaccagGTTTTTTTTAGGGAGATTCAGGGGGTCGGCGGAAAAATGAGCAGTACTTTATTCTCACTATTAAGTTCACTTTAGAAGTGAGCCTAATGTGAGTAAGAGTCATAAGAGTGATTTTTTTAACGTTAGACGACTGATGAATATAGTGTACTCCAGATTCTGACATCTCCATCCTTAGTATATAACTGTGATATTACACCAGATCCTTGCACTGCCATTTTAGGCATCATTTGACTAACATCTATTAGCTTTACCCCACTTACAACGAAAGACATTACAATATAGCATGGTTTTTGCAAAAAGGAATATTTTACCCTTTGGAAAAATGAAGATGTGCCTTCTTTCAAAACCTGGCTAGCAGAAATAACTAACTTATTACATATGGAAAGGGTTCAATATAATGTTTCTCTCAGCCCGCaacctttgaaaaaaaatgtggcaaCCATTTCTGTCCTATCTATCCAGAATGGCCTAAAGTGCTAGTGTTTATGTATGTAAGTTTGTACATATAGATGTGTATATAGGATGCCACATATGTGTACAGATTCCAATTATGTGGCTGGTGCCGATTGTGCAGTATTATTGCTTTGAATCCTATAAGagtatgtttttcttctgttcactagcctcattttgtttttgttttatttgtttttccatttctttaTCCCAGAGGGTGGGGGCGGGTGGCTGGTGTTTACCCCTGTAGTTGTGATGTTTGtttataaaactgaaaacttacaaaaaaaatatgtgaaagtgTCATAActatattttgtgattttagCAGTGTACAGTAAACCGATTGAAATATGAGAAAAGGTTAttgtcagaagtgggattcgaacccacgcctccagaggagactgcgacctgaacgcagcgccttagaccgctcggccatcctgacatatacatacatgctCAACCGCTTGATTTTATAACCGTTAtaacatatacagtataatttGTAGTTTGATAAGAGTATATCATAAATGTCTGCTATCAGAATAGTTAGAGATTCGCTAAAACAACGACCGCATGTTACGCTGCCCCATCTCCCATTGCAGCAGCTACCATCGTTTATATAAcctatttttactgtaacaaACAACTCAACCAACTCCGTCAGATGTGAACGTCTTACGTACTTACTACGTATTACGTACTTAGTACGTAAGCTAGTTTAGATAGCATCGGCTTGACAAGTAGCGGAACAATATTCCTCTCAAAGGCAAAGTGTAAGTAACTTTGTGGGTTTATGTCTTTGTGTAATAATAGACGGAAAATCACTTGAGCTAATCGCTAACGCTAGGTTAGCTCACATTCGTtagcaaagtttaaaaaagctAGCAGCTATGAATGACAGCTTCtgttagttagcttagcatctAAGTTTATTGATACATTAGCTAATTAGGAGcttttatcttattttctaATCGTTCTGTAAAACTAGGTGGAGTCTGATGAGGCCTACAGTGTATTTCCACATCAGGCCTGTGTCTcattatgttaaaatatgtacTGTTGGCAAACTAATCCCCCTGTCAGACACCGAACTGTCTTGTCTGTCCACCCtgctatgtatatatatatatatatacatatatctcacacacacacacacacacacacacacacacacacacacagtacccTGCAAAAGTCTAAGGCAGGTGTGAAATAATGGCTAGAAGAATTGATTCTGGTTtaaaggcaaagggtggtcacaccaaatattgatttgctttacattttttttctgttgtcaaACTAATACCTCCTACCTACCTCCTACCTACACTGAACTGTACTTTTCTGCACTTTCTCATGGTCTCCTAAACGTATTTGCCTCAATTATCCAACTTGcaataatatttaaaacaaatgttactCAAACTGTTGGGCAGATGTTTAGTATATATTATGCTATACTACGCTAAACTGTAGTGCACACACTGTGCAGCACtactatataaatgcacagGATTAATTACTTCACTGTCACTTTGCCTTGGATTTTTGTACTTTAGGTGCTCATATATAgattctattttctattttcaaaAATCTAATTCCCTCTCTGGGATTAATAAAGGCTTATTTTATCTTACAAAAAGCCAAAGTCTGGGTAAATTATTAGTAGCCTTGCCTGGCTACAGCTGTATTACCTTCATTGTGCTTCTTCTGATTCTTTGGGGGGTTTCTTAAGCCCTTAAcccttattttttatatccatgtgtgtgttttagccaGAGAGGGAACACCCAAGTACAAATTTTCATGGAAGGGTGTCACTGTTTTCTAAAGTGTAAAGTATATCAACTAATAAAGTGCTTCATTAAATAATACAGCTTATTTTGACTTGTGTTTTGCTCTCCTCCCCTCAGTTTCACTAGCATGTCCTCCCTTGCTCCACATAATTTCTCCTGGGTCGAGCCGAACAAACTGGCTGGACTGGCGCTGCCCAGGATGACAGCTGAGTACCAGTACATGCTGGACAATGGTATCAAACACCTGGTTTGCCTGTGTGAGAGAAAGCCACCCAACCATGACACGTGCCCAGAGTTACAGCTGCACCACATCAAGATAACAGACTTTACTCCTCCTTCGCCGAGTCAGATTGATAAATTCCTCTCTATCGTTGAGGAGGCCAACTCCAAGGGGGAGGTAAGAGCTGAGATACTTGACCATATTGTAAGTCTTTGTTCAGGAACCTAGAACGACTAAAAGTATGTGCttctaatggggatccttaaataaataaacaagaaaaagaaaagcagcaaatcttcacaATTGAAAAGCTGGACTTGTTGATAAACAGACCAACTGCATTGGCtctatttgcaaaaaaaagaagcagattcctgttttatatgaataactaatgtgtgtttgcagtgtcaCAGATGACTGAACAAAGTATTGTATTGTTCATCTTTAGGGTGTGGCAGTTCACTGCATGCATGGTCACGGAAGAACAGGGACCATGCTGGCCTGCTACCTGGTGAAGACCAGGAAGTTATCGGGGATCGACGCCATCAACGAGATCCGCAGGCTGCGAAGTGGTTCTATTGAAACTCACGAACAGGAGAAAGCTGTGGTGCAGTTTTATCAGCGGACAAAGTAGTTTGACAACAGTTAAGTAGCAAcggtttttacagtttataagCTGAAAATAATTGGGAGAAGTGCCTTGATTATATtgctaaattactttattatatatgAATGCGAAAATACAAGAATTAATGTTTAATCTGGATAATTTAAAAGGCTGAATGTCCTGGGGAAAAATACAGGACATTACACTGTTTGCTCCTGGGACATTTATCTAAGACATACATTTCTACAGTAAATACATCTTGGCACTGTCTTTACATAGTACTGTATACTGTCATTTAGCTTAGCACATGATTACCTCCACCTATGAGGTTTCTGTTTATAAGGCTTTAACCTTCATTTATGCACTGGACTCCAGAGaaaagagacgctgacgctcttTGAATGTGAGCTTTTCAGGAGCCGACTCCCTCCTGATTTTCTCCTCCTGGTTTCTGTGATTAAACATGATATTTGCAGAAATACTTGAACTGTATTAATGTGCTCATGGGGACACAAACGAAAGCTGGTTTCAAAATATGGCTTGTATTTTACTCAGGGATCTCTTTCAAACACTTAAATAACTCCATTGTTGTAATGTCTTACTCGTTTAAATGAAGAAGCTTGTTGTGAAAACACATGTAACAACTGTACATGATGATAATGTCATAAGGGGTAGACATTCTGCAATATAACTGCTTGTTAGAAATTATTGAATTTCAATGTTTTACAGCCAAATAGTTTAAATTCAATGTTTTGATGCCATGTTGTTAAAGTCTTGATTCAGTCCGCTCCATTTTTGATCTGCCAAAAACATGAAAGTGTTgcaatgtgcaataaaataagatGTCTGATCCGCACAGACTCTTTAAAGTGAatgaaactgacaaaaaatgattaccTTTATTGACTATAATAGAGAAGAATTACCTGTCTTTGCCTTGTCCCCCTTCTGGGAGAGATGAGTTCCTGCAAGCTTTTATGagcttttctctttctgttcagTGTTTCCAGCAGAACTCTTGTTATtaatactagtgcagtgcctgtaggaagtatgtatttgtacattacatgccacactacaacgtctgcaactccataaaacacttacttaaGGTAAGGtacataaggtacgcacaccatccagcacatacacattgaacattgatatttgctggaaaatattcgaatattattggaaaatgtaaccttaaaactctgaaagataggtaggctaaatagacttacagatgagatgaatcaggcgtggaaatccagagagaATTGTGTTATTGACCAGGTGTAGgactatcacacaatggggcggagctcccataaaaggcgtccaatcagaaacagtgcaatgctgcaacacgccttatgtaaaaaatgatattttgataaatgaattcaaaaatcttcaaaattgaggatgcacaccttcgtgccatccACAAGCCACATAgaaaatcttaggtcagtctaacggtcatatatgtgtatattattGTGCCTTTCAAATGgtagctttttttcccctcaaattTCTCAATAGTTAACACAGGAGTATTCCATTGatgataaaattattattttaataatttaacatCACATTTTTTATGCACTTATGTAGCATATTACATATTAAATATTGTCATGCAATGTAAAACTGGATTTATGTAATTCATATTTactgataaattattataatatagaATAGTTATTTAGGGCTGTAgtggtaaaataaaattaaaaatccaGGAGAGGAGAATAATATTCTGAGAAAAGATTAGAGGTGCATATTTAAGAGAAGATAAATAATACTATTAATAAGataattgaatattttaaataagttaataaaaagataaataaaacatttcaataaaaGATAAGTAAGATTTTCCTCAGACATTAAAGTCACACATCTATGAAAATCTTGACCttggatttgtttttgtttttttggccaaGGATTTGAAGCTTTGCCTTAGTTTCCACAGTCCTCTGATTGAATCATTCCTTGTCAGCCACACAACAGTCACAGCCCATTCTCACAATAAGGCACTCCATTTAAATGGGATTTCCTGCTCACTGATCCCTGCTAAACCAACGCTGTTATGTTCACACCATTTGATAGTGCTGCTATTTGAAAATACTTGCCTCCACCAACCCAACCTCCCCCcaaagtttttttctcttaaatttgtaactttaatCTCAGAAAAATTCACACTTTCCACAATTTTTGTTACCTTACTTaaggaataaaatatgttttgagtTATTCCAATTATTTAAGTTACCattatatacaataattatttaattagtaTTTATGGCACTTTCACTTTggtttatgtattcatttttatgtgttgatATTACTTGTCCCCTTGCCCAAAGCTAATTAGTTCCTACCTGCCCTTGTTTTGGGGGACAATTGTATGTGAGGGGTAGTCAAGTAGTCTTGGATTCTCTTGTGCTGAGACCTTATTTATATAAGTCTATGGCTGAGACCCGTTAAGTGGAATGTTGTATGCTGTCGTGCCGATGTTGGTTATTAAAGAAGATTAAGGGAATAAGTTCAGTTATCTTGTGACCCGCTCATTATCCATCAGCCCGAAAGACTGAAGAACGCTACCCCGACAAGAAATAAGGGTgacattttgatcattttagttAATTTCAACACAAACAATCTTTTTCgaaacatatttatgatgacAGCTGGTTCTACCCAGATGAAAGGCTCCCTTAGGTTAATTAAGATTAACACCCTCCTATTGATTTTTACTGTTGCTTTGCAGTtatccagttatagtcagattaaggcaataattcgcgtttttcaagtgtcatgtaaacgtccTGACTGTTTGTAATATGGTGTAGTATTTAGCACTGTTGCCTAGCAgcagggtcgccggttcgactccagcCTGCGGCCCTTCTGTGtgtagtttgcatgttctccccgtgtcggcctgggttctcaccgggtactccggcttcctcccacagtccaaaaacatgcacttaaggttaattggtgactctaaattgcccgtaggagtgaatgagagcgtgcttgtctgtctctatatgtcagccctgcgatagcctggagacctgtccagggtggacccgcctctcacccagtATCAGCTGGGACGGCTCCAgacccccgcgacccgagtgcggataagcgattaaggataaattaataaattaatgaatgttCGTAATATGGTGTAGTGCTTAGCACTCTTACCTCACAgcagggtcgccggttcgactccagcCTGCGGCCCTTCTGTGACCCTTCagttgcatgttctccccatgtcggCCTGGGTTCTCCGGGTaatccggcttcctcccacagtccaaaaacatagTCCACGCTCTAAATTGCCTTTAGGAGAGAGTGCATGTGTCaaccctgcgatagtctggagacctggcCAGGGTGTACtccacctctcgcccaatgtcagctgggatcggttCGAgacccccgcgacccgagtgtggataggcggttaaggagaatgaatgagtgaatgagtgaatgttTGTAATATCCTGGGATTGCTAACATTACcgtagagcagggatgggcaacttaaatgctggagggggccacaatttttcatcgacactaccacagggccacatataggacaggCTGACACATGCACGCTCTCATGAAGAGCATGGActatgtttttggactgtgggaggaagccggattACCCGGAGAACCCAGGccgacacggggagaacatggtTACAGAAGGGCCGCAGgctggagtcgaaccggcgaccctgctgtgaggcaagagtgctaaccactacaccataTTACAAACATTCattaaactgcaattttaaatatgtttacagtgcagcatcgtaacatatttcatgctcaaatgcatatagttgtactgagggccacttcaagtgagcgtgtgggccgtatgcggccctcgggcctccagttgcccatccctgccctagAGAGAGCTCTTGGCAATCAAAGTGTGTGTTACCTGCCAGGACAGGTATATGTAGGTGCCCCCTGGTGGCATATTTTGTTATGTCTTTGCTGCCTTTAGTGTTTGACTAAAGCCACAAGATACTACTCTCGAAGACATGTGTCCTTTGACAAATGCTGATCCACAATGTTTTACTGTCGTTGATGAAGCTAACTGTTTGACTCAATCATCTCCGTTACTAAATAGCTTAACGGCAATATCCCTTTCAAAGGAAAACTGTAAGTAACTCTATAGGTTTATTTGTAAACCAGAAGGagagtgtatgtgtttgtgtttaataaTAGACGGAAATCACCTGAGCTCATCGCTAACGCTAGTAGCTCACATTCGTTAGCAACGTTTAAAAAGGCTGCTAGCTGCTATGAATGACAGCTtctgctagttagcttagcatctAAGTTTATTGATACATTAGCTAATTAGGAGcttttatcttattttctaATCGTTCTGTAAAACTAGGTGGAGTCTGGTGAGGCCTACAGTGTATTTCCACATCAGGCCTGTTTCTtattatgttaaaatatgtacTGTTGTCAAACTAATCCCTCTGCCAGACACTAAACTATTTTGTCTGTCCACCCTGCTGATGTTGGCTAGAGGCAAACAGCTTCACTGCTGTAGTCAGTGTTTACTTTTCTGCACTTTCTCACGGTCTCCTAAACTTATTGGAACAGTAATTTTTACAAAAAGTTCAGGACTGATTTATATGTATACTATATACTACTCTATGCACTATACACTTTTCTTAAGTCTAcatatatttagttattttctaatacacacacacacacacacacacacacacacacacacacacacacacacagagtacccTGCAAGTGTGAAATAATGGCTAGAAGAATTGATCctgggtggtcacaccaaatattgatttgctTTAGATTTTTCTTATGTTCAcccactttgcattttgtttattgatcaaattaaactataaacatttctatttttgaaagcactcttattttacagcattttttcacacctgcctaaaacttttgtacAGTAATGTATATATGAACGTTTTATTACAAATTTTAATCGGAGGTTTTCCCAGTTTTATAAAGTATATCAAGTTGTAAAGTGCTGTCTGTGAATAAACCGGCTTCATTTGACTTgtgttttcctctcctcctctcagttTTTAGAGCATGGCCTCCACTGCTCCACGTAATTTCTCCTGGGTCGAGCCAAACAAACTGGCTGGACTGGGGCAACCCAGGATGACAGCTGAGTACCAGTACCTGCTGGACAATGGTATCAAACACCTGGTTTGCCTGTGTGAGAGAAAACCACCTTACCATGACTCGTGCCCAGAGTTACAGCTGCACCACATCAAGATAGAGGTCTACACGTCTCCTTCGCTGAGTCAAATTGATAGATTCCTCTCTATTGTTGAAGAGGCCAACTCCAAGGGGGAGGTAAGAGCTCAGAAACTTGACAGACTGTGCttgattgattgtttgcttATGAAGGACTTTCAGGACTCTCCAGGGTTCAATCGAGTCTGGTACACAGACTCACAagccacacacactgaaacctaAAACATTTGGCATCAAGTGTACGTGACTTTGATGAAACTCCTGGAATAGTGGAAAGGAAAAACTTTCATAACCTTGCAGCTCCTTCATAGTGCATCAATCAAACAGCAAATGAGCCTTTGTCAGTGTATTGGATTGTATGCTATGCAGTCAGTTCCTTACAAAGATTATCAGCAGAGGCATCAgcactgtttacacagagaatTCAACTAATGATAATAACT from the Centropristis striata isolate RG_2023a ecotype Rhode Island chromosome 16, C.striata_1.0, whole genome shotgun sequence genome contains:
- the LOC131988163 gene encoding dual specificity protein phosphatase 23-like isoform X2; protein product: MSSLAPHNFSWVEPNKLAGLALPRMTAEYQYMLDNGIKHLVCLCERKPPNHDTCPELQLHHIKITDFTPPSPSQIDKFLSIVEEANSKGEGVAVHCMHGHGRTGTMLACYLVKTRKLSGIDAINEIRRLRSGSIETHEQEKAVVQFYQRTK
- the LOC131988164 gene encoding dual specificity protein phosphatase 23-like, which produces MASTAPRNFSWVEPNKLAGLGQPRMTAEYQYLLDNGIKHLVCLCERKPPYHDSCPELQLHHIKIEVYTSPSLSQIDRFLSIVEEANSKGEGVGVHCMLGQSRTGTILACYLVKTRKLSAIDAINEIRRLRKGSIETDEQEKTVVQFYQHNKV
- the LOC131988163 gene encoding dual specificity protein phosphatase 23-like isoform X1: MSRKASSKRTRTRQARSEYNPTSKRKGENLQEMFFQSFTSMSSLAPHNFSWVEPNKLAGLALPRMTAEYQYMLDNGIKHLVCLCERKPPNHDTCPELQLHHIKITDFTPPSPSQIDKFLSIVEEANSKGEGVAVHCMHGHGRTGTMLACYLVKTRKLSGIDAINEIRRLRSGSIETHEQEKAVVQFYQRTK